The genomic interval AGCGTCCGGCTCTGTCTGTCAGGCGCTGATGACCTTCTGTCGTGATCCGCCGGAGGTGATCGCCACCCGGCGGGGCTTCGCCTGCTCCTTCACCGGGATCCGCACGGCCAGCACACCGTTCTCGTGGCTCGCCTCGATCCGGTCGGTGTCCAGGCCGTCGCCGAGGAAGAGCTGCCGGGAGAAGACCCCGAGCGGTCGTTCGGAGACCTGGACCCGGGCGCCTTCGCCGAGGGCCGGCGGCCGGCGTTCGGCGCGGACGGTCAGCAGGTTGCGCTCTACGTTGATCTCGATCGCGTCCGGGGCGACCCCGGGTAGGTCGAACGCGACGACGAACTCGTCGTCGTTGCGGTAGGAGTCCATCGGAATGGCCGTCGGCCGGGACCAGGTGCCCGAACTCAGGGTGCCGAGGGCCTGCTGCGCGAACCGGTCGAGTTCGCGGAAGGTGTCGGTGCGCATCAACATCGGATCCACCTCCTAGTGCTGGCAACAGTGCTGTCAATGCGCGACACCTCGGTTGTATCATGTCGTCGGAACGATGACAAGAGAAATCGTCATCTCAGCGATGACACGAGGTCGAGAGCGGGAACGGATGGATCAGCAGGGGCGGGCCGAGCGGGCACGGTCAACCGGAGCCGGCGCACCGGCGACGCCGACCGGCGCGGCGTTCGACCGGGTGCTGGCGGTCACCACCCGGCTCGGCGACCCGACCACCCCCGGCCCGCGCCGGGGCGTCGAGCGGCCGGCGGCTCGCGCCGGGACGGTGGCGACGGCGGGCGAGCAGGACGGCGCCGAGGTGGCGCTCGACCAGGTCCTCACGGCCCTCGTCCTGCTCCGGCAACTCCGCGCGGACCTCGAGTCCTGGGAGCCCCGACTCATCGCCGCCGCCCGGCAACGCGGTGCCAGTTGGGCCGAGCTGGCACCGGCCCTCGGGGTGGCGAGCCGGCAGGCCGCCGAGCGCCGCTACCTGCGACTGCGCCCGGCCGAGGACGACGCCGCGCCGCAGACCCGGGACGATCGGGTACGCGCCGAGCGCGACCGCCGGGCCGGCGACCGCGCGGCCGCCCGCTGGGCCCGGGACAACGGTGCCGACCTGCGCCAGCTCGCCGGGCAGATCACCGCGCTGACCGATCTCGGCTCCGCGGCCCGGCCCAGCCTGGACCGGCTGCACGACGCCCTCGGCGGCACCGACCCGAACGCGCTGGTCCGGCCGCTCGCCGACACCCGGCGACACCTCCGCTCCGACCATCCGGCGCTCGCGGCCCAGGTCGACGCGATGAACGAACACCTCGACGAGGTACGCCAGCGCACCGCCCGGCGGCGCGGCCAGCCGCGCGGCTGAGCACGGCTCAGCGGGCCAGCCCGGCCGCTGTCAGGAGTCGCCGCCAGGTGTCGGTGTACTGCCCCCTGAACCGGCCCTTGCGCACCCGGTGGTCGAGGGCGGCCGGACCGCACATGTCCCGGACGAACTCCGGGTACCCGGCGCCGAGCACGCACTCGTCGAAGAAGGTGACGACGTTCGGCGCGAACTCCTCGACCTCGATCTCCCCCGGCATGCCCTTGACGTGGTAGAGGTACTCGTCGGTGTCGATGAAATAGACGCTGCCGGTCTCGACGTCCAGCCGGATCGGCGGGCCGAGGTTCCGCTCGGCGACCAGGTCGACGGGGATTTCCCGGATCTCGTAGCCGATGGTCAGCGGATAGCCCAGCAGGTCGTCGGTGGCACACAACTCCCGGCCCGCCCAGGCGGCGGCGCTGTCGATCTCGGGCGGCCGGACGAACCGGAAGTAGCTCCCCTCCAGCCGGCGGAAGAGGCTGAACACCTCCACCAGACCGTCCGGCACCTCCGGGATGGGCTCCAGCGCGGTGGTCGACTCCTCGATGACCACACCGAAGCCGCGTTCGGCCTCGACCCGCCGCAACAGTTCGACCTTTGCCGCGATCCGCGCCAGGGCGTCGCCCCGGCCACTCTGCGGCCGGACCGCGCCGGTCGACCCCGTCTCCATCCCGCCTCCCCGATCACCGCGCCTCCGCGCGATGGTACGGCCGTCGGCCGCCGCTGCCGGCCGTCGGCTGCCGGGTCCGGCCGGGCTCGGCACACTCCTATTTGTTGAGACCCCAAACTATTGACAAGCACCATCCAGCGATGTGAATCTCTGTCCAGGGACCGCCACCGGAGCCGGGCGGACAGTACGGGAGCGCCGGGCGGCCTCCCGGGTACTCGCCCGTGCAATCGACGTCTGGGGGATCCCATGTCTTCGCTCGCCCAACCCCTCAATCCGGCCCGACGCCGCGTCCCGATGGTCCTGCGGATCCTCGCGGTCGCGGCGAGCGCGGTCGTCCTCCTCGCCGCCGCCCTCGCGATCTCCCAGCAGACCGCGGACGCGCACGGCTCGACGATCAACCCGGCCTCCCGCAACTACGGCTGCTGGAAGCGCTGGGGCAACGACTTCCAGAACCCGGCGATGGCCACCCAGGACCCGATGTGCTGGCAGGCCTGGCAGGCCGACCCGAGCGCCATGTGGAACTGGAACGGGCTCTACCGGGAGGGCGTGAACGGCAACCACCAGGCCGCCGTGCCGAGCGGCCAACTGTGCAGCGCCGGTGAGACCGGCGGCATCCGGTACGCCGCACTGGACAACCCGGGCAACTGGCAGGCCACCAACGTCGGCAGCAGCTTCAACGTCACCGTGCACGACCAGGCGCTGCACGGCGCCGACTACTTCCGGATCTACGTCACCCGACAGGGGTTCAACCCGCTCACCCAGCGGTTGGGCTGGGGCGACCTCGAACTGGTCCGGGAAACCGGCCGGTACGCCCCCGGCGAGGGCACCCGGGAGACCGGTGACTCCGTGCTGAACGGCGTCTCCATCACGATGCCGGTGAGCGCGCCGGGACGGTCCGGCCGGCACATCGTCTTCGTGATCTGGAAGGCCAGCCACGCCGACCAGAACTACTACTGGTGCAGCGACGTCAACTTCGGCGGCAGCAACCCGCAGCCGACGGCGACGCCGACCCGTACCCCCGCGCCGACGCCGACCCGCACCACCCCGCCGCCGACCACCACGCCGACCCGTACCCCGCCGGCCGGCGGCACGGGTAGCTGCACGGCGGCGTACGCCGTCACCGGCACCTGGTCCGGTGGTTTCCAGGCCGACGTACGGGTCACCGCCGGCAGCGCCGCGATCCGGGGCTGGACGGTGACCTGGACCTTCGCCAACGGGCAACAGGTCAGCAACTCGTGGGGCGCCACGGTCACCAGCAGCGGATCGGCCGTCACCGCCCGGAACACCGACTACAACGGCAGTCTCGCCGCCGGTGCCAGCACCACCTTCGGGTTCCTCGGGTCGCAGACCGGCAGCAACCCGGTACCGACCCTGAGCTGCACCGCCACCACCTGACCGCTGCGGCGGCGACCAGCCGTCGGGCCGGATCCGTGTCGGCGCGGACCCGGCCCGACGGCCACCCGCTAGTCGAACGAGACGTGCTCGAAGGCGTACGGGTTGAGCAACTCGTCCCGACGGCGGCGCAACCCGTCGAGTTCGCCGGTCAGCCGGTCCCGGCCGGTCAACGGCAACTCGACGGTCTCGCGCAGCCGGAGCCGCTCCCCCACCGCCATCGTGGCGAGGTCCTCGGCGAGCCGGCCCGGCTCGATCCCGCAGTTGAAGCGCTGCTGCCAGACCCGGACCCGTTCGAAGAGGTACGCCCCCGGTCGCACCTGGAGCCACGCCCAACCCTCGGCCGGGCCGTCCTTCCAGTCCAGGTGCAGGCTGCGCAGGATCGGGTCGACCAGCTCCCGGTTGACGTACGCCTCCACCGCCGCCGACCGGGCGGCCGCCCCGAGGTCGTTGACGTGCCCGCTGCTGCCGTCCGGCAACCGACCGACGATGTCGCGGTAGCTGCGCGGCGCGTCCGGGGCGAGTGCGGCGTACTCGGCCGGGTCGCCGGTGGCGGCCTGGAAGGCGCGGGCGTCGATGACGTACTCGACGATCCGCCGGCCGTGCGTGCGCGGCTGCAACGTCGCCGACTCGATCCGGAGCAGTTCCAGGCCGACCGCGTCGCAGACGGCGTGCTTCATCCGGTCGTCCCGGTGCGTCTGCGGGGTCTGCACGCTGGTGTCGACCAGCTCGACCGCGAACGACGCCGCCGCACCGTCCGGATCGGAGACCACGAAGTCGAAGAGCGCCCGGCTGGCCGCGTTCCACTGGCCGCCGGTGACGCCCTCGGGACGGCGTGGCACGAGCTGGCCGAGCCGCTGGTCGGGCCGGACGATCCGACCCGCCCGCTCGATGGTTGCGCCGGTCGCCGCCGGTTCGGCGGGAAGCCGGGTGGATCGCGTCGACGGCTGTCCGCCGCTACCAGTCTCTGCCATCTGTCCCTTGGTCCGTAACATCCGCTCGCCGCCTGGCGACACCGCCCGTCCGGCGGCAGGTCCCCACCATGCTAGGAACCCGCCGCCGGCCGCGCGTCGCCGGTCCGGGTCACCGTGGCCGCCGAAGCGGGTCGGCCCGAGAGCGGAAACCCGGGCGCGGGACGGAAACGCGGGCGCGGGGCGGAAATGCGGGCGCGGGACGGAAACGCGGGCGCGGGACGGAAATGCGGGCGCGGGACGGAAATGCGGGCGCGGCCGGGCCGGGCGGCTCGGCAGAATGGGTCACCGTGTCGACCACCCCCACCGAGCGGCTGCTCCGCGAACTGGATCCCCTGCCGTACCCGCAACGGCTCCGTCGGCTCGCCCCGGCCGTACGGGCGCTGGCCGGCGACGGCACCCTCGCCGACGTACTGGCCCAGTTGCGCGGCGGCGACCGGTACCAGCGCCACCTGGCGCTGACGATGGCGCTGATCGGCCGCGACGAGGCCGGCATCGCCGCCGCGCTCACCGACGCCGACCCGACGATCCGGGGCACCGCGCTGCGGGCCGCGCTCCGGGCCGATCGGTTCGACACCGACGACCTGGTCGCGCTGGTGGCCGACGCGTCGGCCCAGACCCGCCGGCTGGTCTGCCGGACGCTCGCCCGGTCGACCCACAGTGACCGGGCCGAGGCGTTGCTCGACGTGGTCCGCGGCCGCTACGGCGACGCGGAGGCGGCCCGGCTGCTGCCCGGCTGCGGGGCGGAGACGGTACGGCGGCTGCTGCCCGAACTCGACCACGCGATCGACAACTGGTCCGGGCTGCTCCGCCGGCACCGGGAGATCATGCTCGACTACGCCGAGCAGGTGCTGGCCGGGCTCGACGCGCCGGCCCGGGAACGCTGGTGGATGCGTCGCGGCCACCACCTGCTCCGCTGTGCCGACCGCGCGCCGGGGCGGATCCTCGACCTGCTCGACCGGTACGCCCTGACCCGCCGGCTCCCCGGCGACCTCGCCAGCTACGGCGTGCTGGCCGCCGCCGACCCGGCCCGGGTGCTCCGGCTGCTCACCGATCCCGCCCGGGCCGGATGGCTCCGGCACACCCGGCTGCCGACCGCCCTGCTCGACCGGCTCGGCCGGCGCGACCCGACCGAACTGGTACCCCTCGCCGAGCGGCTCCGGGACGACGACACCCGGTTCGCCGACCTGCTCGCCGCGCTGCCGCCCCGGCACCGGGGAACCCTCTACGACGCCGCGACGGCACCGCTGGACCGGGCTCAGCTGCTCCTCTCCGACCAGGTGCTGACGGTACT from Plantactinospora sp. BC1 carries:
- a CDS encoding DUF2726 domain-containing protein, with amino-acid sequence MAETGSGGQPSTRSTRLPAEPAATGATIERAGRIVRPDQRLGQLVPRRPEGVTGGQWNAASRALFDFVVSDPDGAAASFAVELVDTSVQTPQTHRDDRMKHAVCDAVGLELLRIESATLQPRTHGRRIVEYVIDARAFQAATGDPAEYAALAPDAPRSYRDIVGRLPDGSSGHVNDLGAAARSAAVEAYVNRELVDPILRSLHLDWKDGPAEGWAWLQVRPGAYLFERVRVWQQRFNCGIEPGRLAEDLATMAVGERLRLRETVELPLTGRDRLTGELDGLRRRRDELLNPYAFEHVSFD
- a CDS encoding HSP18 transcriptional regulator, which gives rise to MTRGRERERMDQQGRAERARSTGAGAPATPTGAAFDRVLAVTTRLGDPTTPGPRRGVERPAARAGTVATAGEQDGAEVALDQVLTALVLLRQLRADLESWEPRLIAAARQRGASWAELAPALGVASRQAAERRYLRLRPAEDDAAPQTRDDRVRAERDRRAGDRAAARWARDNGADLRQLAGQITALTDLGSAARPSLDRLHDALGGTDPNALVRPLADTRRHLRSDHPALAAQVDAMNEHLDEVRQRTARRRGQPRG
- a CDS encoding Hsp20/alpha crystallin family protein, yielding MLMRTDTFRELDRFAQQALGTLSSGTWSRPTAIPMDSYRNDDEFVVAFDLPGVAPDAIEINVERNLLTVRAERRPPALGEGARVQVSERPLGVFSRQLFLGDGLDTDRIEASHENGVLAVRIPVKEQAKPRRVAITSGGSRQKVISA
- a CDS encoding lytic polysaccharide monooxygenase, with amino-acid sequence MVLRILAVAASAVVLLAAALAISQQTADAHGSTINPASRNYGCWKRWGNDFQNPAMATQDPMCWQAWQADPSAMWNWNGLYREGVNGNHQAAVPSGQLCSAGETGGIRYAALDNPGNWQATNVGSSFNVTVHDQALHGADYFRIYVTRQGFNPLTQRLGWGDLELVRETGRYAPGEGTRETGDSVLNGVSITMPVSAPGRSGRHIVFVIWKASHADQNYYWCSDVNFGGSNPQPTATPTRTPAPTPTRTTPPPTTTPTRTPPAGGTGSCTAAYAVTGTWSGGFQADVRVTAGSAAIRGWTVTWTFANGQQVSNSWGATVTSSGSAVTARNTDYNGSLAAGASTTFGFLGSQTGSNPVPTLSCTATT